One region of Acropora muricata isolate sample 2 chromosome 13, ASM3666990v1, whole genome shotgun sequence genomic DNA includes:
- the LOC136896747 gene encoding uncharacterized protein yields MQQSRIVELLAHNRYRCKLPQPRVPVFDCNPMEYRTFISAFESLLEARTFSSTDRLYYLEQFTTGDVKELLRSCHHLPPDEGYDQARWVLKKKFGNEHRVASAYETKALNWPNIRPEDGAALNRFSIFVTSCRNALARRRYISNFDQPGNIHKVVFKLPYSLRERWRLTANDVMELQARPVGFSDFVTFVDCEVRIITNPVFGKISDSSKLGSRASAAGIKTSR; encoded by the coding sequence ATGCAACAGAGCAGAATAGTCGAGTTGCTGGCCCATAATCGATACCGATGCAAACTGCCGCAGCCCCGCGTGCCTGTTTTTGACTGCAACCCTATGGAGTATCGTACATTCATTAGCGCTTTTGAAAGCCTACTTGAGGCCAGAACCTTCAGCAGTACCGACAGGCTGTACTATTTGGAACAATTTACAACAGGAGATGTTAAAGAACTTCTTAGATCCTGCCACCATTTGCCACCAGATGAAGGTTATGATCAGGCGCGCTGGGTCCTGAAGAAGAAGTTTGGCAATGAACATCGCGTAGCGTCTGCCTACGAAACTAAAGCCTTAAATTGGCCAAACATAAGGCCTGAGGATGGTGCGGCCTTAAACCGATTCTCGATTTTTGTAACGAGTTGCAGAAACGCCCTGGCAAGAAGACGGTACATCTCTAATTTCGATCAGCCTGGAAACATCCATAAGGTAGTTTTCAAACTACCGTACAGTTTGAGAGAGAGGTGGCGTCTAACTGCAAATGATGTCATGGAGCTTCAAGCCAGACCTGTGGGATTCAGTGATTTCGTCACGTTCGTGGATTGCGAGGTTAGAATCATAACCAACCCAGTTTTCGGCAAAATCTCCGACAGTTCAAAGCTTGGCTCAAGAGCATCTGCAGCAGGTATTAAAACCTCTAGGTAA
- the LOC136896750 gene encoding uncharacterized protein yields the protein MLMPWQAAEKLLEESSAKESVVLQLPKASVASLSINSLQSHSKPGALLNFQRLLVRVPLTVESSAINHDDLISELKKFWDYKYFGIHDDNATLYDKFVSEVEFVEIRYRVRLPFKEDHDHLPDNFASYKSRLVSLLRCLSVKPDVSRQYNDVIQEQLKQGIIEAVDQGTTDSVGKVHYIPHHAVICVDKETTKLRVVYDASAKAQSTTPNLNDCLHTGPPLSSLIYDILLRFRVHKVAISGDIEKAFLNVSGDPRNGDYLCCLWVDDTRSKQSNPQVYRFARVGFGICSSPFLLNATIDSIIIII from the exons ATGTTAATGCCTTGGCAAGCCGCTGAGAAGCTACTTGAAGAGTCATCAGCGAAAGAATCGGTTGTGTTGCAATTGCCTAAAGCGTCTGTGGCTAGCTTATCCATCAACAGCCTCCAAAGTCATTCCAAGCCAGGTGCATTGCTGAACTTTCAAAGGTTGTTGGTTCGAGTCCCACTGACG GTTGAGTCGAGTGCAATTAATCATGATGATCTTATATCAGAACTAAAAAAATTCTGGGATTATAAATACTTTGGAATTCATGATGACAATGCCACTCTGTATGACAAGTTTGTTAGCGAAGTTGAATTTGTGGAAATAAGATATAGAGTGCGACTACCATTCAAGGAGGATCATGACCACCTTCCCGATAATTTTGCATCGTACAAATCAAGGCTGGTGTCACTGTTAAGGTGCCTGAGTGTTAAGCCTGATGTGTCCAGGCAGTATAATGATGTCATCCAAGAACAGTTGAAACAAGGGATTATTGAAGCTGTAGATCAAGGAACTACTGATAGTGTTGGCAAGGTGCATTACATTCCCCATCACGCGGTGATTTGTGTTGATAAGGAAACCACAAAGCTGCGCGTGGTTTATGATGCAAGCGCTAAGGCACAGAGTACCACACCCAATCTTAATGATTGTCTTCATACTGGCCCACCACTGTCTTCCCTCATTTACGACATCCTTTTGAGGTTCCGCGTCCATAAAGTGGCCATCTCAGGAGACATAGAGAAAGCCTTTTTGAACGTTTCAGGTGACCCAAGGAATGGTGACTATCTTTGCTGCCTGTGGGTCGATGATACCAGAAGCAAACAATCAAATCCCCAAGTTTACAGATTTGCAAGAGTTGGCTTTGGCATTTGCTCAAGTCCCTTCTTGCTGAATGCAACTATTGactccatcatcatcatcatctaa